A single region of the Actinoplanes sp. SE50/110 genome encodes:
- a CDS encoding VOC family protein, whose translation MASRLNPYLTFDGNAREAMETYQRIFGGDLKVTTFGEFGVPDESIKDKVMHAMLDTPQGYTLMASDTAPGMPFTPGNANSVSISGDASDNLRAFWDKLADGATISLPLEKQMWGDEFGQLVDRYGVPWMVNITA comes from the coding sequence ATGGCGTCCCGGCTCAACCCGTATCTGACCTTCGACGGCAACGCCCGCGAGGCCATGGAGACGTATCAGCGGATCTTCGGTGGCGATCTGAAGGTCACCACGTTCGGGGAGTTCGGCGTCCCCGACGAGTCGATCAAGGACAAGGTGATGCACGCGATGCTGGACACGCCGCAGGGTTACACCCTGATGGCCTCCGACACCGCGCCCGGCATGCCGTTCACCCCGGGCAACGCCAACTCGGTCAGCATCAGCGGCGACGCCTCCGACAACCTGCGCGCCTTCTGGGACAAGCTCGCCGACGGCGCCACCATCAGCCTGCCCCTGGAGAAACAGATGTGGGGCGACGAGTTCGGCCAGCTTGTCGACAGATACGGCGTCCCCTGGATGGTCAACATCACCGCCTGA
- a CDS encoding FAD-linked oxidase C-terminal domain-containing protein: MTDIDALAARLRAELGADRVLTDRQELRTYECDGLAHYKVIPALVALPRTAAQVAAVVRACADTGTPFVARGSGTGLSGGALPHADGVLIVTSQLRRIVEVRPEDERAVVEPGVINLQVTRAAAPHGYYYAPDPSSQQICSIGGNVAENSGGAHCLKYGFTTNHVTGLEVVTPDGERVRLGGPAPDTPGYDLLGAFVGSEGTLGVATEVTVRLTRLPETVRTLLAGFGSTDQAGAATSAIIAAGVLPAAIEMMDELAIAAAEAAVQCSYPAGAGAVLIVELDGPAAEVAAQFDEVSALCESNGAFETRIAADDQERALIWRGRKSAFAAVGRISPDYIVQDGVIPRMSLPVVLRRIGEVAAEHGVRVANVFHAGDGNLHPLVLFDAQIPGQAERAETVSGAILDLCIEHGGSITGEHGVGVDKARYMPRMFSDADLETMQLLRCAFDPDGIANPGKVFPTPRLCGERPGRRSGAHPLHTAGVAEIF; the protein is encoded by the coding sequence ATGACCGACATCGATGCATTGGCGGCTCGGCTGCGCGCTGAGCTGGGCGCCGACCGGGTCCTGACCGACCGGCAGGAGCTGCGGACCTACGAGTGCGACGGGCTGGCGCACTACAAGGTCATCCCGGCTCTGGTGGCGCTGCCGCGGACCGCGGCGCAGGTGGCCGCGGTGGTCCGGGCATGTGCCGACACCGGGACACCGTTCGTGGCCCGCGGGTCGGGCACCGGGCTGTCCGGGGGTGCGCTCCCACACGCCGACGGGGTGCTGATCGTGACCTCCCAACTGCGCCGGATCGTCGAGGTCCGGCCGGAGGACGAGCGGGCGGTGGTCGAGCCCGGGGTGATCAACCTGCAGGTGACCAGGGCAGCCGCCCCACACGGCTACTACTACGCGCCCGACCCGTCCAGCCAGCAGATCTGCTCGATCGGCGGCAACGTCGCGGAGAATTCCGGTGGCGCCCACTGCCTGAAATACGGCTTCACCACCAACCACGTCACCGGGCTGGAGGTCGTCACCCCGGACGGCGAGCGGGTCCGGCTGGGCGGCCCGGCGCCCGACACACCGGGCTACGACCTGCTCGGCGCGTTCGTCGGGTCGGAGGGCACGCTCGGGGTGGCGACCGAGGTCACCGTGCGGCTGACCCGGCTGCCCGAGACGGTCCGCACCCTGCTGGCCGGATTCGGCTCCACCGACCAGGCCGGGGCCGCCACCTCGGCGATCATCGCGGCCGGCGTGCTCCCCGCGGCGATCGAGATGATGGACGAGTTGGCCATCGCGGCCGCCGAGGCGGCCGTGCAGTGCTCCTATCCGGCCGGCGCGGGCGCGGTGCTGATCGTCGAGCTGGACGGGCCGGCGGCCGAGGTCGCAGCGCAGTTCGACGAGGTGAGCGCGCTCTGCGAGAGCAACGGCGCGTTCGAGACCAGGATCGCGGCGGACGACCAGGAGCGGGCGCTGATCTGGCGCGGGCGCAAGTCGGCGTTCGCCGCGGTCGGCCGGATCAGCCCCGACTACATCGTGCAGGACGGGGTGATCCCGCGGATGTCGCTGCCGGTGGTGCTGCGGCGCATCGGCGAGGTCGCGGCCGAGCACGGGGTGCGGGTGGCGAACGTGTTCCACGCCGGCGACGGGAACCTGCATCCGCTGGTGCTGTTCGACGCGCAGATACCGGGGCAGGCCGAGCGCGCCGAGACGGTGTCCGGGGCGATCCTCGACCTGTGCATCGAGCACGGCGGCTCGATCACCGGGGAGCACGGGGTCGGGGTGGACAAGGCACGGTACATGCCGCGCATGTTCAGCGACGCCGACCTGGAGACCATGCAGCTGCTGCGGTGCGCATTCGACCCGGACGGGATCGCCAATCCGGGCAAGGTCTTCCCCACCCCGCGGCTGTGCGGGGAACGCCCCGGCCGCCGGTCGGGCGCCCACCCGCTGCACACCGCCGGCGTCGCGGAGATCTTCTGA
- the ppdK gene encoding pyruvate, phosphate dikinase codes for MKFVYDFHEGNKDLKDLLGGKGANLAEMTNLGLPVPPGFTITTEACQEYLRAGTHVDGLAGEIDTHLATLEQAMGRRLGDPADPLLVSVRSGAKFSMPGMMETVLNVGLNDESVAGLSRQAGGNDRFAWDSYRRLIQMFGKTVCDVPGAEFEDALHQAKVAKGVKDDVQLDAEDLRALVTAYKKVFVKHTGHEFPQDPREQLDLAVEAVFRSWNADRAVLYRRQERIPADLGTAVNVVAMVFGNLGDDSGTGVAFTRNPASGEQGIYGDYLANAQGEDVVAGIRNTLPLAELENLDKRSYDELLRIMAILEGHYRDLCDIEFTIERGKLWMLQTRVGKRTAAAAFTIAAQLVDEGVIDLDEALTRVTGSQLGQLMFPRFDLSGSPESVTRGVGASPGAAAGEVVFTSAHAVAAAAEGKSVILVRRETNPDDLPGMIAAKGILTSRGGKTSHAAVVARGMGKTCVCGADEIEVGRDTVTIGAHTIREGDVVSIDGTTGRVYLGEVPVRPSEVVQYFEGDLDPTQANDPLVAAVHRIITHADQKRRLSVRTNADTGTDAARARRFGAQGIGLCRTEHMFLGDRRELVERLILARTDTDRTDALAALQPLQRADFLQILREMNGLPVTIRLIDPPLHEFLPSLEELAVKVAVAHEQGQRLEHDEKMLAAVRKMHEQNPMLGLRGVRLGLVIPGLFAMQVRAIAEAAVALAAEGGNPRPEIMVPLVGAVQELETVRAEAEKIIAEVIGDSGVTVLIGTMIEVPRAALTAGQIAEAAEFFSFGTNDLTQMGWGFSRDDVEGAFFWRYLELGIFGISPFESIDTEGVGRLVRIAAEEGRAARPGLKLGVCGEHGGDPDSVHFFHEVGLDYVSCSPFRVPIARLEAGRAAVESEGSDHR; via the coding sequence ATGAAGTTCGTCTACGACTTCCACGAGGGCAACAAGGACCTCAAAGACCTGCTGGGTGGCAAGGGCGCCAATCTCGCGGAGATGACGAACCTCGGCCTCCCGGTCCCGCCCGGATTCACCATCACCACCGAGGCGTGTCAGGAATACCTGCGCGCCGGTACGCATGTCGACGGGCTGGCCGGGGAGATCGACACGCACCTGGCGACGCTGGAGCAGGCGATGGGCCGCCGGCTCGGCGACCCGGCCGATCCGCTGCTGGTCTCGGTCCGGTCCGGCGCCAAGTTCTCGATGCCCGGGATGATGGAGACCGTCCTCAACGTCGGTCTCAACGATGAGTCGGTGGCCGGGCTGTCCCGGCAGGCCGGTGGCAACGACCGGTTCGCCTGGGACTCGTACCGCCGCCTGATCCAGATGTTCGGCAAGACGGTGTGCGACGTGCCCGGGGCGGAGTTCGAGGACGCTCTGCACCAGGCGAAGGTGGCCAAGGGTGTCAAGGACGACGTGCAGCTCGACGCCGAGGATCTGCGGGCGCTGGTCACGGCGTACAAGAAAGTGTTCGTGAAACACACCGGGCACGAGTTCCCGCAGGATCCGCGCGAGCAGCTCGACCTGGCTGTCGAGGCGGTCTTCCGGTCGTGGAACGCCGACCGCGCGGTGCTCTACCGGCGACAGGAGCGGATCCCGGCCGACCTGGGCACCGCGGTCAACGTGGTGGCGATGGTCTTCGGCAACCTGGGCGACGACTCCGGCACCGGCGTCGCGTTCACCCGCAACCCGGCCAGCGGCGAGCAGGGCATCTACGGCGACTACCTGGCCAACGCGCAGGGCGAGGACGTGGTCGCCGGAATCCGCAACACGCTGCCGCTCGCCGAGCTGGAGAACCTCGACAAGCGCAGCTACGACGAACTGTTGCGGATCATGGCCATCCTCGAGGGCCACTACCGCGACCTCTGCGACATCGAGTTCACCATCGAACGCGGCAAACTGTGGATGCTGCAGACCCGGGTCGGCAAACGGACCGCGGCCGCCGCGTTCACCATCGCCGCACAACTCGTCGACGAGGGCGTGATCGACCTCGACGAGGCGCTCACCCGCGTCACCGGCAGCCAGCTCGGCCAGCTGATGTTCCCGCGCTTCGACCTTTCCGGATCGCCGGAATCGGTCACCCGCGGCGTCGGCGCATCCCCGGGCGCGGCCGCCGGCGAGGTGGTTTTCACCTCCGCGCACGCGGTCGCCGCCGCCGCCGAAGGAAAATCAGTCATTTTGGTACGTCGTGAGACGAACCCGGACGACCTGCCGGGCATGATCGCGGCCAAGGGCATCCTCACCAGTCGGGGCGGCAAAACCTCGCACGCCGCCGTGGTCGCCCGCGGCATGGGCAAGACCTGTGTCTGCGGTGCCGACGAGATCGAGGTCGGACGCGACACCGTCACCATCGGCGCGCACACCATCCGCGAAGGCGACGTCGTCTCGATCGACGGCACGACCGGCCGCGTCTACCTCGGCGAGGTGCCGGTGCGCCCGAGCGAGGTCGTGCAGTACTTCGAGGGCGACCTGGACCCGACGCAGGCCAACGACCCGCTGGTCGCCGCCGTGCACCGGATCATCACGCATGCCGATCAGAAACGGCGGTTGTCCGTGCGGACCAACGCCGACACGGGCACCGACGCGGCCCGGGCCCGCCGGTTCGGAGCCCAGGGGATCGGCCTGTGCCGGACCGAGCACATGTTCCTCGGCGACCGCCGGGAGCTCGTCGAACGCCTCATCCTCGCCCGCACCGACACCGACCGGACCGACGCGCTGGCCGCCCTGCAGCCGCTGCAGCGAGCCGACTTCCTGCAGATCCTGCGCGAGATGAACGGGCTGCCGGTGACCATCCGGCTGATCGACCCGCCGCTGCACGAGTTCCTGCCGTCCCTGGAGGAGCTCGCGGTCAAGGTGGCGGTCGCGCACGAGCAGGGCCAGCGGCTCGAACACGACGAAAAGATGCTGGCCGCGGTCCGCAAAATGCACGAGCAGAACCCGATGCTCGGGCTCCGCGGCGTACGACTGGGCCTGGTCATTCCCGGTCTTTTCGCGATGCAGGTGCGGGCCATCGCGGAAGCCGCGGTGGCGCTCGCGGCCGAGGGCGGCAACCCGCGCCCGGAGATCATGGTGCCGCTGGTCGGCGCGGTACAGGAACTGGAAACGGTCCGCGCCGAAGCCGAGAAGATCATCGCCGAGGTGATCGGCGACTCCGGCGTCACGGTGCTGATCGGCACGATGATCGAGGTGCCGCGGGCGGCGCTGACCGCCGGGCAGATCGCCGAAGCGGCCGAATTCTTCTCCTTCGGTACCAACGACCTGACCCAGATGGGCTGGGGCTTCTCCCGCGACGACGTGGAAGGGGCGTTCTTCTGGCGCTACCTGGAACTCGGCATCTTCGGGATCAGCCCCTTCGAGTCGATCGACACCGAGGGCGTGGGGCGGCTCGTGCGGATCGCCGCGGAAGAGGGGCGGGCCGCCCGGCCGGGACTCAAGCTCGGCGTGTGCGGGGAGCATGGCGGGGACCCGGATTCGGTGCACTTCTTCCATGAGGTCGGGCTCGACTATGTGTCGTGCTCGCCGTTCCGGGTGCCGATCGCGCGGCTTGAAGCCGGGCGGGCGGCGGTCGAGTCCGAAGGATCCGACCACCGGTAG
- a CDS encoding FAD-binding oxidoreductase, whose amino-acid sequence MAALDELTAPAGDTDLVSGVPARLVAAPRDTAEAAALITAARGLSVVIRGGGTKLDWGPPPRELDLIIDTRRLAGVVEHAAGDLITVVRAGTPMGDLHRLPGQQLALDAPPAATAGGTVAANASGPRRLRYGTARDLLIGITAVRPDGTVTRAGGRVVKNVAGYDLGKLYTGAFGTLGLITECVFRLHPVPGSHAFVRVSAPPGHAAKVLAGQFAASACEVNAAPGAEPELAVLLEGTAAGVRERAAAVAALLGGKVSAEAPEWWDVPPWPPGGVGLKLTGALSQVPALVATAVGAGATVRGSAGAGVLYAGLPADPATAPDGAVEAGRAVELLRAAAVRAGGHTVVLTAPAGVRETLDMWGPVPGLALMRRVKDQFDPGHRFAPGRFVGGI is encoded by the coding sequence ATGGCCGCGCTGGACGAGCTGACCGCACCGGCCGGGGACACCGACCTGGTCTCCGGGGTGCCGGCCCGGCTCGTCGCCGCGCCCCGGGACACCGCGGAGGCGGCCGCGCTGATCACCGCGGCCCGCGGCCTGAGCGTGGTGATCCGCGGCGGCGGCACGAAACTCGACTGGGGTCCGCCGCCCCGCGAGCTGGACCTCATCATCGACACGCGGCGGCTGGCCGGGGTGGTCGAGCACGCTGCCGGGGATCTGATCACCGTGGTCCGCGCCGGCACGCCGATGGGCGATCTGCACCGGCTGCCCGGGCAGCAGCTGGCGCTCGACGCGCCGCCCGCGGCGACGGCCGGCGGCACGGTCGCGGCGAACGCCTCCGGGCCGCGGCGGCTGCGCTACGGCACCGCCCGCGACCTGCTGATCGGGATCACCGCGGTGCGTCCGGACGGGACCGTCACCAGGGCCGGCGGCCGGGTGGTCAAGAATGTCGCGGGTTACGACCTGGGCAAGCTCTACACCGGCGCCTTCGGCACCCTCGGGCTGATCACCGAGTGCGTCTTCCGGTTGCATCCGGTGCCGGGTTCACATGCTTTCGTACGGGTGAGCGCTCCCCCCGGGCACGCCGCCAAGGTCCTGGCCGGCCAGTTCGCGGCCAGCGCCTGCGAGGTGAACGCCGCCCCCGGCGCCGAACCCGAACTCGCCGTGCTGCTCGAAGGCACCGCCGCCGGGGTTCGGGAGCGCGCCGCCGCGGTCGCGGCCCTGCTCGGCGGGAAGGTGTCCGCCGAGGCACCGGAGTGGTGGGACGTGCCGCCCTGGCCGCCCGGCGGCGTCGGGCTCAAGCTGACCGGCGCGCTGTCCCAGGTGCCGGCGCTGGTGGCGACCGCGGTCGGGGCCGGCGCGACGGTCCGCGGGTCGGCCGGCGCCGGGGTGCTCTACGCGGGCCTGCCGGCCGATCCGGCGACCGCCCCGGACGGCGCGGTCGAGGCCGGGCGGGCGGTCGAGCTGCTCCGGGCGGCGGCGGTCCGGGCCGGCGGGCACACCGTGGTGCTGACCGCGCCGGCCGGGGTGCGGGAGACCCTCGACATGTGGGGCCCGGTTCCCGGCCTGGCCCTGATGCGCCGGGTCAAGGACCAGTTCGACCCGGGCCACCGGTTCGCCCCGGGCCGCTTCGTCGGCGGCATCTGA